A window of Macrotis lagotis isolate mMagLag1 chromosome X, bilby.v1.9.chrom.fasta, whole genome shotgun sequence contains these coding sequences:
- the TMEM205 gene encoding transmembrane protein 205, with translation MVSEVEPGGLAKVVQVLILSGAWGMQVWVTFISGFVLFRGLPRHTFGLVQSKLFPFYFHVSLACAAISLGIFVFHHPVVKLSFTLAEAGQLALLALSFALSALNARWLEPRTTAAMWALQAMEKERGLGGEPPGPPQGQDPYRRLREQDPKYRALRQTFFHYHGLSSLCNLGNLLSNGICLAFLALHLQSL, from the exons ATGGTCTCCGAGGTGGAGCCGGGCGGCCTGGCCAAGGTGGTCCAGGTGCTGATCCTCTCCGGCGCCTGGGGCATGCAGGTCTGGGTTACCTTCATCTCAG GATTCGTGTTGTTCCGGGGGCTGCCTCGACACACCTTCGGACTGGTCCAGAGCAAACTCTTCCCCTTCTATTTCCACGTTTCCCTGGCTTGTGCTGCTATCAGCCTGGGCATCTTCGTGTTCCATCACCCAGTGGTGAAGCTCAGCTTTACCCTGGCAGAAGCTGGTCAG TTGGCCCTCCTGGCTTTGAGCTTTGCTCTGTCGGCCCTGAATGCTCGGTGGCTAGAACCCAGAACTACAGCTGCTATGTGGGCCCTGCAAGCAATGGAGAAGGAGCGAGGTCTAGGTGGGGAACCCCCAGGACCTCCCCAGGGCCAAGACCCCTACCGTCGACTTCGGGAGCAGGATCCCAAGTATCGGGCTCTTCGGCAGACATTCTTCCACTATCATGGCCTCTCCTCCCTCTGCAACCTGGGGAATCTACTTAGCAATGGCAtctgccttgccttcctggcACTGCACCTCCAAAGCCTGTAG
- the CCDC159 gene encoding coiled-coil domain-containing protein 159 isoform X2, with product MGLGYEQPGPRGEDSMDPVPFQVFSPSDCVLAGISRDSDSSGVSSHSPCPSSPRECALQIHNKSEKLSTGVASQKPRSLGVVHNINSDSQMLKNAEKDSLKDGHLSFKKWLISEEIHPSSQKRDGSSKGNVTRSQNGNRNRSRSRSFSLSPRPLLEASVKSLEADISKVQEPSLPGEVTWKTESIISDPLGNGLIPDSYKFLKIDLDCLKSQLQAQTKAFEFLNHSVTLLEKESSHQRLKIQELMEVMSLTCFPAQDDLIRRGAELGRQEMWQALARGLQEMKENLRGNEEFQRGHTIRSLLQLGQEIRESKKFLWEELEMLQEEVTYIHQKLKSQEEEINRNLVNMEKMQKNQVKCRKILTKMKQQGVMVPEEDTKSKNCWGQEELEEELNDIWSAVNTLQNAIESLSLTRVKQRGVLRSRRVRRCMHPSPLPAWATDSDSDANSPHSP from the exons ATGGGCTTAGGGTATGAGCAACCG GGACCACGCGGTGAGGACTCTATGGATCCGGTTCCTTTCCAGGTGTTCTCTCCCAG TGATTGTGTCCTGGCTGGAATTTCCCGGGACTCTGACAGCTCGGGAGTATCCAGTCATTCTCCATGCCCATCCTCGCCAAGGGAATGTGCATTGCAGATCCATAACAAGTCTGAGAAGCTGAGTACCGGTGTCGCCTCACAGAAACCTCGGAGCCTGG GTGTGGTTCATAACATCAACTCAGATTCCCAGATGCTGAAAAATGCTGAAAAGGACTCCCTGAAGGATGGACATCTCAGTTTCAAG AAGTGGCTGATCTCTGAGGAGATCCATCCCTCAAGCCAGAAGCGAGATGGGAGTTCAAAGGGGAATGTGACCAGGAGTCAGAATGGGAACAGGAACAGAAGTCGGAGCCGGAGCTTCAGTCTGAGCCCGAGACCCCTACTAGAGGCCAGTGTTAAG AGCCTGGAAGCAGACATTTCTAAGGTCCAAG AGCCTTCCTTGCCTGGTGAAGTTACATGGAAAACAGAGTCTATAATCTCTGATCCCCTAGGTAACGGCTTGATTCCTGACTCATATAAGTTCTTAAAGATAGACTTGGATTGCCTGAAAAGTCAGCTTCAAGCCCAGACCAAA GCCTTTGAGTTCCTGAATCACTCTGTGACCCTTCTGGAGAAGGAAAGCAGTCATCAAAGGCTTAAAATCCAGGAGCTAATGG AAGTGATGAGCCTGACTTGCTTCCCAGCCCAGGATGACCTCATTAGACGAGGGGCAGAACTAGGGCGGCAGGAGATGTGGCAGGCATTGGCTCGGGGTCTGCAGGAGATGAAGGAAAATCTTCGGGGAAATGAGGAATTCCAGCGGGGTCATACCATCCGCTCCCTACTACAGCTGGGTCAAGAGATTCGGGAAAG caAGAAGTTCCTATGGGAGGAGCTGGAAATGCTGCAGGAAGAGGTGACCTACATCCACCAGAAACTCA AGTCACAGGAGGAAGAAATCAACAGAAACTTGGTTAATATGGAGAAAATGCAGAAGAATCAGGTGAAATGTCGAAAG ATTCTAACAAAGATGAAACAGCAAGGGGTCATGGTACCTGAGGAGGATACTAAGTCCAAAAATTGTTGGGGGCAGGAGGAGCTGGAGGAAGAGCTGAATGATATATG GTCAGCTGTGAACACTCTTCAGAATGCCATTGAAAGCTTATCCCTGACTAGAGTGAAGCAACGTGGAGTCCTCAGGA GTCGAAGGGTACGACGCTGTATGCATCCATCACCACTGCCAGCCTGGGCAACAGATTCAGATTCAGATGCCAACTCACCTCACAGTCCATAG
- the CCDC159 gene encoding coiled-coil domain-containing protein 159 isoform X1, whose amino-acid sequence MGLGYEQPGPRGEDSMDPVPFQVFSPSDCVLAGISRDSDSSGVSSHSPCPSSPRECALQIHNKSEKLSTGVASQKPRSLGVVHNINSDSQMLKNAEKDSLKDGHLSFKKWLISEEIHPSSQKRDGSSKGNVTRSQNGNRNRSRSRSFSLSPRPLLEASVKKSLEADISKVQEPSLPGEVTWKTESIISDPLGNGLIPDSYKFLKIDLDCLKSQLQAQTKAFEFLNHSVTLLEKESSHQRLKIQELMEVMSLTCFPAQDDLIRRGAELGRQEMWQALARGLQEMKENLRGNEEFQRGHTIRSLLQLGQEIRESKKFLWEELEMLQEEVTYIHQKLKSQEEEINRNLVNMEKMQKNQVKCRKILTKMKQQGVMVPEEDTKSKNCWGQEELEEELNDIWSAVNTLQNAIESLSLTRVKQRGVLRSRRVRRCMHPSPLPAWATDSDSDANSPHSP is encoded by the exons ATGGGCTTAGGGTATGAGCAACCG GGACCACGCGGTGAGGACTCTATGGATCCGGTTCCTTTCCAGGTGTTCTCTCCCAG TGATTGTGTCCTGGCTGGAATTTCCCGGGACTCTGACAGCTCGGGAGTATCCAGTCATTCTCCATGCCCATCCTCGCCAAGGGAATGTGCATTGCAGATCCATAACAAGTCTGAGAAGCTGAGTACCGGTGTCGCCTCACAGAAACCTCGGAGCCTGG GTGTGGTTCATAACATCAACTCAGATTCCCAGATGCTGAAAAATGCTGAAAAGGACTCCCTGAAGGATGGACATCTCAGTTTCAAG AAGTGGCTGATCTCTGAGGAGATCCATCCCTCAAGCCAGAAGCGAGATGGGAGTTCAAAGGGGAATGTGACCAGGAGTCAGAATGGGAACAGGAACAGAAGTCGGAGCCGGAGCTTCAGTCTGAGCCCGAGACCCCTACTAGAGGCCAGTGTTAAG AAGAGCCTGGAAGCAGACATTTCTAAGGTCCAAG AGCCTTCCTTGCCTGGTGAAGTTACATGGAAAACAGAGTCTATAATCTCTGATCCCCTAGGTAACGGCTTGATTCCTGACTCATATAAGTTCTTAAAGATAGACTTGGATTGCCTGAAAAGTCAGCTTCAAGCCCAGACCAAA GCCTTTGAGTTCCTGAATCACTCTGTGACCCTTCTGGAGAAGGAAAGCAGTCATCAAAGGCTTAAAATCCAGGAGCTAATGG AAGTGATGAGCCTGACTTGCTTCCCAGCCCAGGATGACCTCATTAGACGAGGGGCAGAACTAGGGCGGCAGGAGATGTGGCAGGCATTGGCTCGGGGTCTGCAGGAGATGAAGGAAAATCTTCGGGGAAATGAGGAATTCCAGCGGGGTCATACCATCCGCTCCCTACTACAGCTGGGTCAAGAGATTCGGGAAAG caAGAAGTTCCTATGGGAGGAGCTGGAAATGCTGCAGGAAGAGGTGACCTACATCCACCAGAAACTCA AGTCACAGGAGGAAGAAATCAACAGAAACTTGGTTAATATGGAGAAAATGCAGAAGAATCAGGTGAAATGTCGAAAG ATTCTAACAAAGATGAAACAGCAAGGGGTCATGGTACCTGAGGAGGATACTAAGTCCAAAAATTGTTGGGGGCAGGAGGAGCTGGAGGAAGAGCTGAATGATATATG GTCAGCTGTGAACACTCTTCAGAATGCCATTGAAAGCTTATCCCTGACTAGAGTGAAGCAACGTGGAGTCCTCAGGA GTCGAAGGGTACGACGCTGTATGCATCCATCACCACTGCCAGCCTGGGCAACAGATTCAGATTCAGATGCCAACTCACCTCACAGTCCATAG
- the CCDC159 gene encoding coiled-coil domain-containing protein 159 isoform X4, translating to MGLGYEQPGPRGEDSMDPVPFQVFSPSDCVLAGISRDSDSSGVSSHSPCPSSPRECALQIHNKSEKLSTGVASQKPRSLGVVHNINSDSQMLKNAEKDSLKDGHLSFKKWLISEEIHPSSQKRDGSSKGNVTRSQNGNRNRSRSRSFSLSPRPLLEASVKSLEADISKVQGNGLIPDSYKFLKIDLDCLKSQLQAQTKAFEFLNHSVTLLEKESSHQRLKIQELMEVMSLTCFPAQDDLIRRGAELGRQEMWQALARGLQEMKENLRGNEEFQRGHTIRSLLQLGQEIRESKKFLWEELEMLQEEVTYIHQKLKSQEEEINRNLVNMEKMQKNQVKCRKILTKMKQQGVMVPEEDTKSKNCWGQEELEEELNDIWSAVNTLQNAIESLSLTRVKQRGVLRSRRVRRCMHPSPLPAWATDSDSDANSPHSP from the exons ATGGGCTTAGGGTATGAGCAACCG GGACCACGCGGTGAGGACTCTATGGATCCGGTTCCTTTCCAGGTGTTCTCTCCCAG TGATTGTGTCCTGGCTGGAATTTCCCGGGACTCTGACAGCTCGGGAGTATCCAGTCATTCTCCATGCCCATCCTCGCCAAGGGAATGTGCATTGCAGATCCATAACAAGTCTGAGAAGCTGAGTACCGGTGTCGCCTCACAGAAACCTCGGAGCCTGG GTGTGGTTCATAACATCAACTCAGATTCCCAGATGCTGAAAAATGCTGAAAAGGACTCCCTGAAGGATGGACATCTCAGTTTCAAG AAGTGGCTGATCTCTGAGGAGATCCATCCCTCAAGCCAGAAGCGAGATGGGAGTTCAAAGGGGAATGTGACCAGGAGTCAGAATGGGAACAGGAACAGAAGTCGGAGCCGGAGCTTCAGTCTGAGCCCGAGACCCCTACTAGAGGCCAGTGTTAAG AGCCTGGAAGCAGACATTTCTAAGGTCCAAG GTAACGGCTTGATTCCTGACTCATATAAGTTCTTAAAGATAGACTTGGATTGCCTGAAAAGTCAGCTTCAAGCCCAGACCAAA GCCTTTGAGTTCCTGAATCACTCTGTGACCCTTCTGGAGAAGGAAAGCAGTCATCAAAGGCTTAAAATCCAGGAGCTAATGG AAGTGATGAGCCTGACTTGCTTCCCAGCCCAGGATGACCTCATTAGACGAGGGGCAGAACTAGGGCGGCAGGAGATGTGGCAGGCATTGGCTCGGGGTCTGCAGGAGATGAAGGAAAATCTTCGGGGAAATGAGGAATTCCAGCGGGGTCATACCATCCGCTCCCTACTACAGCTGGGTCAAGAGATTCGGGAAAG caAGAAGTTCCTATGGGAGGAGCTGGAAATGCTGCAGGAAGAGGTGACCTACATCCACCAGAAACTCA AGTCACAGGAGGAAGAAATCAACAGAAACTTGGTTAATATGGAGAAAATGCAGAAGAATCAGGTGAAATGTCGAAAG ATTCTAACAAAGATGAAACAGCAAGGGGTCATGGTACCTGAGGAGGATACTAAGTCCAAAAATTGTTGGGGGCAGGAGGAGCTGGAGGAAGAGCTGAATGATATATG GTCAGCTGTGAACACTCTTCAGAATGCCATTGAAAGCTTATCCCTGACTAGAGTGAAGCAACGTGGAGTCCTCAGGA GTCGAAGGGTACGACGCTGTATGCATCCATCACCACTGCCAGCCTGGGCAACAGATTCAGATTCAGATGCCAACTCACCTCACAGTCCATAG
- the CCDC159 gene encoding coiled-coil domain-containing protein 159 isoform X3, translated as MGLGYEQPGPRGEDSMDPVPFQVFSPSDCVLAGISRDSDSSGVSSHSPCPSSPRECALQIHNKSEKLSTGVASQKPRSLGVVHNINSDSQMLKNAEKDSLKDGHLSFKKWLISEEIHPSSQKRDGSSKGNVTRSQNGNRNRSRSRSFSLSPRPLLEASVKKSLEADISKVQGNGLIPDSYKFLKIDLDCLKSQLQAQTKAFEFLNHSVTLLEKESSHQRLKIQELMEVMSLTCFPAQDDLIRRGAELGRQEMWQALARGLQEMKENLRGNEEFQRGHTIRSLLQLGQEIRESKKFLWEELEMLQEEVTYIHQKLKSQEEEINRNLVNMEKMQKNQVKCRKILTKMKQQGVMVPEEDTKSKNCWGQEELEEELNDIWSAVNTLQNAIESLSLTRVKQRGVLRSRRVRRCMHPSPLPAWATDSDSDANSPHSP; from the exons ATGGGCTTAGGGTATGAGCAACCG GGACCACGCGGTGAGGACTCTATGGATCCGGTTCCTTTCCAGGTGTTCTCTCCCAG TGATTGTGTCCTGGCTGGAATTTCCCGGGACTCTGACAGCTCGGGAGTATCCAGTCATTCTCCATGCCCATCCTCGCCAAGGGAATGTGCATTGCAGATCCATAACAAGTCTGAGAAGCTGAGTACCGGTGTCGCCTCACAGAAACCTCGGAGCCTGG GTGTGGTTCATAACATCAACTCAGATTCCCAGATGCTGAAAAATGCTGAAAAGGACTCCCTGAAGGATGGACATCTCAGTTTCAAG AAGTGGCTGATCTCTGAGGAGATCCATCCCTCAAGCCAGAAGCGAGATGGGAGTTCAAAGGGGAATGTGACCAGGAGTCAGAATGGGAACAGGAACAGAAGTCGGAGCCGGAGCTTCAGTCTGAGCCCGAGACCCCTACTAGAGGCCAGTGTTAAG AAGAGCCTGGAAGCAGACATTTCTAAGGTCCAAG GTAACGGCTTGATTCCTGACTCATATAAGTTCTTAAAGATAGACTTGGATTGCCTGAAAAGTCAGCTTCAAGCCCAGACCAAA GCCTTTGAGTTCCTGAATCACTCTGTGACCCTTCTGGAGAAGGAAAGCAGTCATCAAAGGCTTAAAATCCAGGAGCTAATGG AAGTGATGAGCCTGACTTGCTTCCCAGCCCAGGATGACCTCATTAGACGAGGGGCAGAACTAGGGCGGCAGGAGATGTGGCAGGCATTGGCTCGGGGTCTGCAGGAGATGAAGGAAAATCTTCGGGGAAATGAGGAATTCCAGCGGGGTCATACCATCCGCTCCCTACTACAGCTGGGTCAAGAGATTCGGGAAAG caAGAAGTTCCTATGGGAGGAGCTGGAAATGCTGCAGGAAGAGGTGACCTACATCCACCAGAAACTCA AGTCACAGGAGGAAGAAATCAACAGAAACTTGGTTAATATGGAGAAAATGCAGAAGAATCAGGTGAAATGTCGAAAG ATTCTAACAAAGATGAAACAGCAAGGGGTCATGGTACCTGAGGAGGATACTAAGTCCAAAAATTGTTGGGGGCAGGAGGAGCTGGAGGAAGAGCTGAATGATATATG GTCAGCTGTGAACACTCTTCAGAATGCCATTGAAAGCTTATCCCTGACTAGAGTGAAGCAACGTGGAGTCCTCAGGA GTCGAAGGGTACGACGCTGTATGCATCCATCACCACTGCCAGCCTGGGCAACAGATTCAGATTCAGATGCCAACTCACCTCACAGTCCATAG